Proteins encoded within one genomic window of Pygocentrus nattereri isolate fPygNat1 chromosome 7, fPygNat1.pri, whole genome shotgun sequence:
- the chd2 gene encoding chromodomain-helicase-DNA-binding protein 2 isoform X1, producing MMTNKNKKQGDDGSTRSNASSNSASEESNHSGSESASQSESEQGSERARSHHSESNSSSESESHSESGSESAGSKTRQAETDEHDPKDKRIKKKDLADVKKMWEQHPDVYGVRRSNRSRTEPARLNIGAEGSSESESESPKRKGSQQKKRQNIWKDDDSNDEDDDDDEEEASSSESEQEEKKVRSRRLAARRPQTKSTAKQHQSPKGRKQRKQESSEEEEDDDDDDEDDEEDTPKRQTRRRAATKVSYKEDQNDFETDSDDLIEMAEGTEDMQDDDSETIEKVVDTRVGRKAATGATTTLYAVEANGDPGADFDPEKEEGETQYFIKWKGWSYIHNTWESVDSLTQQKVKGIKKLENFKKKNDELNAWLRRASPEDLEYYNCQQELTTDLNKQFQIVERVIATKTGKSQVPSDFPSHKTTSNEPEYLCKWMGLPYAECTWEDGTLIGKKFQSCIDSFNNRNVSKTIPSKDCKVLKQRPRFVALKKQPSYIGDENLELRDYQLDGVNWLAHSWCRCNSVILADEMGLGKTIQTISFLSYLFHQHQLYGPFLLVVPLSTLTSWQREFVTWAPDMNVVVYLGDVLSRKTIRDYEWIHQQSKRIKFNVLLTTYEILLKDKGVLGNINWAFLGVDEAHRLKNDDSLLYKTLIDFRSNHRLLITGTPLQNSLKELWSLLHFLMPDKFESWEDFEDEHGKGRDNGYQSLHKVLEPFLLRRVKKDVEKSLPAKVEQILRVDMSAQQKQFYKWILTRNYKALQKGTRGSSSGFLNIVMELKKCCNHAFLIKHPEEVENESSQERLQTTVRGSGKLVLLDKLLTRLRERGNRVLIFSQMVRMLDILADYLAMKHYPFQRLDGSIKGELRKQALDHFNAEGSEDFCFLLSTRAGGLGINLASADTVVIFDSDWNPQNDLQAQARAHRIGQKKQVNIYRLVTKGTVEEDIIERAKKKMVLDHLVIQRMDTTGRTVLDNSSGNSNSNPFNKEELTAILKFGAEELFKEPEGEESEPQEMDIDEILRLAETRESDQGSSATDELLSQFKVANFTMDESAPELEEKPVRDWDDIIPEDQRRRVEEEEKKKEMEDIYMLPRSRSSNKRAQANDSDSDVGSKLKLKNRSSGSESETDDSDDDKKPKRRGRPRARKNNVEGFTDAEIRRFIKAYKKFGAPLERLEAIARDSELVDKSIADLKRLGELVHTTCVTAIQEHEEQMKENPTEAKGPGKRRGINIKISGVQVNAKSIIQHEEEFEPLHKAVPSNPAERNKFQLTCRVKIPHFDVDWDIHDDTQLLLGIYEHGYGNWDLIKTDSDLKLSEKILPDDPAKKPQAKQLQMRADYLLKMLKKDLENKDASKAGEETKVKKRKPRVKKENKAPKDELANEISSPRLSDIPSEEGEVKDDGAEKSPTKKKQKKKDNKENKEKQGAQKKEKEGDKDKKRSKLKKDKAKPAGKGKKAQGPVHITAGSEPVPIGEEDDDELDQETFSICKERMRPVKKALKQLDKPDEGLSVQEQLQHTRACLLKIGDRITECLKAYSDPEHVKTWRRNLWIFVSKFTEFGARKLHKLYKMAQKKRSQEEEKEQKKKDDPTRKKPFRPEPSGSSRDSTGTQSSTKPHAPQNHPTGPPSHSHHREPYNQSNKRHFPNDDRGEWQRERKYNYPGNSNQSWQGDRHHPYDPHRYKDHHYGDRRPHGDSYRNPGGYRNSGSPRKRPYDQYGNDRDHRGHRDYYDRHPDPKRRRSDEYRSPNYHQGSGGGGGGGGYSQDFRRMPDHRGIPGNHGQMGPDHYRPFHPDKPPPVIDPRSPQAQKSPLESLSPLERTAEQKPGTDLNWNNRKT from the exons ATGATGACcaacaagaacaaaaaacaaggaGACGACGGCTCAACTCGGAGCAATGCTTCAAG CAACTCTGCGTCAGAGGAGTCAAACCACTCCGGCTCGGAGTCAGCCAGTCAGTCGGAGAGTGAACAGGGCAGTGAGCGAGCACGGTCCCACCACTCCGAGTCCAACAGCTCATCTGAGTCAGAGAGCCACTCCGAGTCTGGGAGTGAGTCTGCTGGCTCCAAGACCCGCCAGGCAGAAACAGATGAGCATGATCCCAAAGACAAACGTATTAAGAAGAAGGATCTGGCAGACGTAAAGAAG atgtGGGAGCAACATCCAGATGTTTACGGTGTTAGAAGGTCCAACCGGAGCAGAACAGAGCCAGCTCGTCTGAACATTGGAGCAGAG GGCAGCAGTGAGTCTGAGAGCGAGAGCCCTAAAAGAAAAGGATCCcagcagaaaaagagaca AAATATCTGGAAAGATGATGACTCAAACGacgaggatgatgatgatgatgaggaagaGGCCAGCAGTTCAGAGAGTgagcaggaagaaaaaaaagttagatCCAGACGACTTGCTGCTAGAAG ACCTCAGACCAAATCCACAGCCAAGCAGCATCAGTCTCCAAAGGGACGGAAACAAAGAAAGCAGGAGTCGTcggaagaggaggaagatgatgatgacgacgatgaGGATGACGAGGAGGATACTCCAAAGAGACAGACCCGTCGCAGGGCAGCTACTAAAGTTAG TTATAAGGAGGACCAGAACGATTTTGAGACGGACTCGGATGACCTGATCGAGATGGCTGAGGGGACAGAGGATATGCAGGATGATGACAGTGAGACCATTGAGAAGGTCGTTGACACCAGGGTTGGTAGGAAGGCAG CTACTGGAGCTACCACCACTCTTTATGCTGTAGAGGCCAACGGCGACCCTGGAGCCGATTTTGACCCAGAGAAGGAGGAAGGAGAGACTCAGTACTTCATCAAGTGGAAGGGCTGGTCCTACATCCACAACACATGGGAAAGTGTAGATTCTCTCACCCAGCAGAAAGTCAAAGGGATAAAGAAGCTGGAAAATTTTAAGAAGAAGAATGATGAGCTTAATGCTTG GTTGAGAAGGGCATCACCTGAGGATTTGGAATATTACAACTGTCAGCAAGAGCTAACCACTGATCTGAACAAGCAGTTTCAAATAGTGGAGAGAGTCATTG CAACAAAAACCGGGAAATCACAGGTGCCCTCTGATTTTCCCT CACACAAGACCACTTCCAATGAGCCAGAGTACTTGTGTAAGTGGATGGGTCTGCCCTATGCTGAATGCACATGGGAGGATGGTACTTTAATAGGAAAAAAGTTCCAGTCTTGTATAGATAGTTTCAACAACAGGAATGTCTCTAAAACCATCCCCTCCAAAGACTGCAAG GTGTTAAAACAGAGGCCTAGATTTGTGGCTCTAAAGAAGCAGCCATCTTACATCGGGGATGAGAACTTGGAGCTGAGAGACTATCAGTTAGATGGGGTGAACTGGCTAGCCCACTCCTGGTGCAG GTGTAACAGTGTTATATTAGCAGATGAGATGGGCCTGGGGAAGACCATCCAGACCATTTCCTTTCTCTCCTACCTGTTCCATCAGCACCAGCTGTACGGCCCCTTCCTATTGGTGGTGCCCCTGTCCACGCTCACTTCTTGGCAGCGGGAGTTTGTTACCTGGGCACCTGACATGAATGTTGTGGTCTATTTGGGGGACGTCTTGAGCAGGAAGACG ATTCGTGACTATGAGTGGATCCACCAGCAGAGCAAAAGAATCAAGTTCAATGTGCTTTTAACTACATATGAAATTTTATTAAAGGATAAG GGTGTTTTGGGGAACATAAACTGGGCCTTTCTTGGGGTGGATGAAGCTCACCGGCTGAAGAATGACGACTCGCTGCTATACAAAACACTGATCGATTTCAGGTCAAACCACAGGCTGCTTATCACTGGGACCCCGCTGCAGAACTCGCTCAAAGAGCTGTGGTCCCTTCTGCACTTTCTGATGCCTGACAA ATTTGAGTCCTGGGAAGATTTCGAGGACGAGCACGGTAAAGGCAGGGACAACGGCTACCAGAGTCTTCATAAAGTGCTAGAGCCCTTCCTACTGCGTCGTGTCAAGAAGGACGTGGAGAAATCCCTGCCTGCCAAAGTGGAGCAGATCCTCCGAGTGGACATGTCCGCCCAGCAGAAACAGTTCTATAA gtggattcTCACAAGGAATTATAAAGCCCTCCAAAAAGGCACCAGAGGAAGTTCTTCAGGCTTCCTTAACATTGTCATGGAGTTGAAGAAGTGCTGTAACCATGCCTTCCTTATCAAGCATCCAGAGGAGGTAGAAAACGAGAGTTCACAGGAGCGCTTACAG ACCACGGTGCGAGGCAGCGGGAAGCTCGTCCTCCTGGATAAACTCCTGACCCGGCTGAGGGAACGGGGCAACCGCGTGCTCATCTTTTCTCAGATGGTCCGTATGCTGGACATTCTGGCTGACTACTTGGCCATGAAACACTATCCATTCCAG CGCTTGGACGGTTCTATCAAAGGAGAGCTCCGGAAACAAGCACTCGACCACTTTAATGCTGAGGGTTCTGAG GACTTCTGTTTCCTCTTATCCACTCGTGCTGGAGGCCTGGGCATCAATCTAGCCTCAGCTGATACCGTGGTAATCTTTGACTCAGACTGGAACCCACAGAACGACCTGCAGGCACAGGCCAGAGCCCACAGAATAGGCCAGAAAAAACAA GTAAATATTTATCGTCTGGTCACCAAAGGGACTGTAGAGGAGGATATTATTGAAAGGGCTaaaaagaagatggttctaGACCATCTTGTCATTCAGAGAATGGACACCACTGGGCGAACGGTCCTGGATAATAGCTCAGGAAATTCAAA ttcaaacccttttAACAAGGAGGAGCTGACAGCCATCTTGAAGTTTGGCGCAGAAGAGCTCTTTAAAGAGCCTGAAGGGGAAGAGTCAGAGCCACAG GAGATGGACATTGATGAGATTTTGCGGCTGGCTGAGACCAGAGAGAGTGATCAAGGTTCCAGCGCAACAGATGAGCTCCTGTCCCAGTTTAAG GTGGCCAACTTCACCATGGATGAGAGCGCTCCAGAGCTCGAGGAGAAACCCGTGAGGGACTGGGATGACATCATTCCTGAAGACCAGCGGCGACGggtggaggaagaggagaagaagaaagagatggaggaCATCTACATGCTGCCCAGGAGCAGGAGCTCCAATAAAAGA GCGCAGGCTAATGACAGCGACAGCGACGTTGGCTCAAAGCTCAAACTCAAGAACCGTTCCTCAGGCTCGGAGAGTGAAACAGATGACAGCGATGATGACAAGAAGCCAAAGCGGAGAGGCCGACCGCGTGCACGCAAGAACAACGTGGAGGGCTTCACTGACGCAGAGATCCGCAG GTTCATAAAGGCTTATAAGAAGTTTGGAGCCCCACTTGAGAG GCTGGAGGCCATTGCACGAGACTCTGAGTTGGTGGACAAGTCCATAGCAGACCTAAAGAGACTGGGAGAGCTTGTTCACACCACATGTGTGACTGCAATACAGGAGCATGAGGAGCAAATGAAGGAGAACCCCACAGAAG CCAAAGGTCCAGGGAAAAGACGTGGCATCAACATCAAGATCTCGGGGGTTCAGGTGAATGCCAAGTCCATCATCCAGCACGAGGAAGAGTTTGAGCCTCTTCACAAAGCTGTGCCCTCCAACCCTGCCGAGAGGAACAA GTTTCAGCTGACCTGTCGTGTGAAAATTCCTCATTTTGATGTGGACTGGGACATCCATGATGATACACAGCTGTTGCTGGGCATCTATGAGCATGGCTACGGCAACTGGGACCTGATCAAGACTGATTCTGACCTTAAGCTTTCAGAAAAG ATACTTCCAGATGACCCTGCCAAGAAACCACAAGCAAAACAGTTACAGATGAGAGCAGACTACTTGTTGAAGATGCTGAAGAAGGACCTGGAGAACAAAGATGCATCCAAAGCAGGAGAGGAG ACCAAGGTAAAGAAGAGGAAACCACGAGTAAAGAAGGAGAACAAGGCCCCAAAAGACGAGCTAGCCAATGAAATCTCTTCTCCCCGTCTGTCTGATATCCCTTCTGAGGAAGGCGAAGTGAAG GATGACGGAGCTGAGAAATCCCccacaaagaaaaaacagaagaagaaggacaacaaagagaacaaagagaagCAGGGAGCtcagaagaaagagaaggagggcgACAAAGACAAAAAGCGCTCCAAGCTCAAGAAAGATAAG GCCAAACCAGCAGGCAAAGGCAAGAAGGCTCAGGGTCCGGTGCACATTACAGCAGGCAGTGAGCCTGTCCCTATTGGagaggaggatgatgatgaaCTGGACCAGGAAACCTTCAGCATT TGTAAAGAGAGGATGAGGCCGGTGAAGAAGGCTCTGAAGCAGCTGGATAAGCCAGATGAAGGCCTGTCCGTGCAGGAGCAGCTACAGCACACCAGAGCCTGCCTGCTGAAGATTGGAGACCGCATCACTGAGTGCCTTAAAGCCTACAGCGACCCGGAGCATGTCAAGACTTGGCGCAG AAATCTCTGGATCTTTGTGTCCAAGTTCACCGAGTTTGGAGCCAGGAAACTGCACAAGCTGTATAAAATGGCCCAGAAGAAGCGATCCCAGGAGGAAGAG aaagagcaaaagaagaAAGATGACCCCACCAGGAAGAAGCCTTTCCGGCCTGAACCGTCTGGATCGAGTCGTGACTCCACCGGGACTCAGTCTTCAACTAAGCCCCATGCACCTCAGAACCATCCCACTGGGCCGCCATCTCACTCCCACCACCGTGAACCCTACAATCAGTCCAATAAGAGACACTTCCCTAATGATG ATCGGGGAGAATGGCAGAGGGAGCGTAAATACAACTACCCTGGTAACAGCAACCAGTCCTGGCAAGGTGACCGCCATCACCCTTACGACCCTCACAGGTACAAGGACCATCACTATGGTGACCGACGGCCACATGGGGACTCTTACCGCAACCCTGGAGGCTACCGGAACAGTGGCTCTCCCCGCAAACGCCCCTATGACCAGTATGGCAACGACCGCGACCACCGGGGTCATCGTGACTATTATGATcg aCATCCGGACCCCAAGAGGAGGCGATCAGACGAGTACCGCTCACCGAACTACCACCAGGGCAGTGGAGGAGGAGGCGGGGGAGGAGGATATTCTCAGGACTTCAGGAGGATGCCTGATCACAGGGGCATCCCTGGGAACCACGGCCAAATGGGGCCTGACCACTACCGGCCATTTCACCCAGACAAGCCCCCTCCTGTTATAGACCCTCGCTCCCCTCAAGCACAGAAATCCCCACTCGAATCCCTCTCGCCCCTTGAGAGGACTGCAGAGCAGAAACCCGGGACAGACCTCAACTGGAACAACAGGAAGACATGA
- the chd2 gene encoding chromodomain-helicase-DNA-binding protein 2 isoform X2 gives MMTNKNKKQGDDGSTRSNASSNSASEESNHSGSESASQSESEQGSERARSHHSESNSSSESESHSESGSESAGSKTRQAETDEHDPKDKRIKKKDLADVKKMWEQHPDVYGVRRSNRSRTEPARLNIGAEGSSESESESPKRKGSQQKKRQPQTKSTAKQHQSPKGRKQRKQESSEEEEDDDDDDEDDEEDTPKRQTRRRAATKVSYKEDQNDFETDSDDLIEMAEGTEDMQDDDSETIEKVVDTRVGRKAATGATTTLYAVEANGDPGADFDPEKEEGETQYFIKWKGWSYIHNTWESVDSLTQQKVKGIKKLENFKKKNDELNAWLRRASPEDLEYYNCQQELTTDLNKQFQIVERVIATKTGKSQVPSDFPSHKTTSNEPEYLCKWMGLPYAECTWEDGTLIGKKFQSCIDSFNNRNVSKTIPSKDCKVLKQRPRFVALKKQPSYIGDENLELRDYQLDGVNWLAHSWCRCNSVILADEMGLGKTIQTISFLSYLFHQHQLYGPFLLVVPLSTLTSWQREFVTWAPDMNVVVYLGDVLSRKTIRDYEWIHQQSKRIKFNVLLTTYEILLKDKGVLGNINWAFLGVDEAHRLKNDDSLLYKTLIDFRSNHRLLITGTPLQNSLKELWSLLHFLMPDKFESWEDFEDEHGKGRDNGYQSLHKVLEPFLLRRVKKDVEKSLPAKVEQILRVDMSAQQKQFYKWILTRNYKALQKGTRGSSSGFLNIVMELKKCCNHAFLIKHPEEVENESSQERLQTTVRGSGKLVLLDKLLTRLRERGNRVLIFSQMVRMLDILADYLAMKHYPFQRLDGSIKGELRKQALDHFNAEGSEDFCFLLSTRAGGLGINLASADTVVIFDSDWNPQNDLQAQARAHRIGQKKQVNIYRLVTKGTVEEDIIERAKKKMVLDHLVIQRMDTTGRTVLDNSSGNSNSNPFNKEELTAILKFGAEELFKEPEGEESEPQEMDIDEILRLAETRESDQGSSATDELLSQFKVANFTMDESAPELEEKPVRDWDDIIPEDQRRRVEEEEKKKEMEDIYMLPRSRSSNKRAQANDSDSDVGSKLKLKNRSSGSESETDDSDDDKKPKRRGRPRARKNNVEGFTDAEIRRFIKAYKKFGAPLERLEAIARDSELVDKSIADLKRLGELVHTTCVTAIQEHEEQMKENPTEAKGPGKRRGINIKISGVQVNAKSIIQHEEEFEPLHKAVPSNPAERNKFQLTCRVKIPHFDVDWDIHDDTQLLLGIYEHGYGNWDLIKTDSDLKLSEKILPDDPAKKPQAKQLQMRADYLLKMLKKDLENKDASKAGEETKVKKRKPRVKKENKAPKDELANEISSPRLSDIPSEEGEVKDDGAEKSPTKKKQKKKDNKENKEKQGAQKKEKEGDKDKKRSKLKKDKAKPAGKGKKAQGPVHITAGSEPVPIGEEDDDELDQETFSICKERMRPVKKALKQLDKPDEGLSVQEQLQHTRACLLKIGDRITECLKAYSDPEHVKTWRRNLWIFVSKFTEFGARKLHKLYKMAQKKRSQEEEKEQKKKDDPTRKKPFRPEPSGSSRDSTGTQSSTKPHAPQNHPTGPPSHSHHREPYNQSNKRHFPNDDRGEWQRERKYNYPGNSNQSWQGDRHHPYDPHRYKDHHYGDRRPHGDSYRNPGGYRNSGSPRKRPYDQYGNDRDHRGHRDYYDRHPDPKRRRSDEYRSPNYHQGSGGGGGGGGYSQDFRRMPDHRGIPGNHGQMGPDHYRPFHPDKPPPVIDPRSPQAQKSPLESLSPLERTAEQKPGTDLNWNNRKT, from the exons ATGATGACcaacaagaacaaaaaacaaggaGACGACGGCTCAACTCGGAGCAATGCTTCAAG CAACTCTGCGTCAGAGGAGTCAAACCACTCCGGCTCGGAGTCAGCCAGTCAGTCGGAGAGTGAACAGGGCAGTGAGCGAGCACGGTCCCACCACTCCGAGTCCAACAGCTCATCTGAGTCAGAGAGCCACTCCGAGTCTGGGAGTGAGTCTGCTGGCTCCAAGACCCGCCAGGCAGAAACAGATGAGCATGATCCCAAAGACAAACGTATTAAGAAGAAGGATCTGGCAGACGTAAAGAAG atgtGGGAGCAACATCCAGATGTTTACGGTGTTAGAAGGTCCAACCGGAGCAGAACAGAGCCAGCTCGTCTGAACATTGGAGCAGAG GGCAGCAGTGAGTCTGAGAGCGAGAGCCCTAAAAGAAAAGGATCCcagcagaaaaagagaca ACCTCAGACCAAATCCACAGCCAAGCAGCATCAGTCTCCAAAGGGACGGAAACAAAGAAAGCAGGAGTCGTcggaagaggaggaagatgatgatgacgacgatgaGGATGACGAGGAGGATACTCCAAAGAGACAGACCCGTCGCAGGGCAGCTACTAAAGTTAG TTATAAGGAGGACCAGAACGATTTTGAGACGGACTCGGATGACCTGATCGAGATGGCTGAGGGGACAGAGGATATGCAGGATGATGACAGTGAGACCATTGAGAAGGTCGTTGACACCAGGGTTGGTAGGAAGGCAG CTACTGGAGCTACCACCACTCTTTATGCTGTAGAGGCCAACGGCGACCCTGGAGCCGATTTTGACCCAGAGAAGGAGGAAGGAGAGACTCAGTACTTCATCAAGTGGAAGGGCTGGTCCTACATCCACAACACATGGGAAAGTGTAGATTCTCTCACCCAGCAGAAAGTCAAAGGGATAAAGAAGCTGGAAAATTTTAAGAAGAAGAATGATGAGCTTAATGCTTG GTTGAGAAGGGCATCACCTGAGGATTTGGAATATTACAACTGTCAGCAAGAGCTAACCACTGATCTGAACAAGCAGTTTCAAATAGTGGAGAGAGTCATTG CAACAAAAACCGGGAAATCACAGGTGCCCTCTGATTTTCCCT CACACAAGACCACTTCCAATGAGCCAGAGTACTTGTGTAAGTGGATGGGTCTGCCCTATGCTGAATGCACATGGGAGGATGGTACTTTAATAGGAAAAAAGTTCCAGTCTTGTATAGATAGTTTCAACAACAGGAATGTCTCTAAAACCATCCCCTCCAAAGACTGCAAG GTGTTAAAACAGAGGCCTAGATTTGTGGCTCTAAAGAAGCAGCCATCTTACATCGGGGATGAGAACTTGGAGCTGAGAGACTATCAGTTAGATGGGGTGAACTGGCTAGCCCACTCCTGGTGCAG GTGTAACAGTGTTATATTAGCAGATGAGATGGGCCTGGGGAAGACCATCCAGACCATTTCCTTTCTCTCCTACCTGTTCCATCAGCACCAGCTGTACGGCCCCTTCCTATTGGTGGTGCCCCTGTCCACGCTCACTTCTTGGCAGCGGGAGTTTGTTACCTGGGCACCTGACATGAATGTTGTGGTCTATTTGGGGGACGTCTTGAGCAGGAAGACG ATTCGTGACTATGAGTGGATCCACCAGCAGAGCAAAAGAATCAAGTTCAATGTGCTTTTAACTACATATGAAATTTTATTAAAGGATAAG GGTGTTTTGGGGAACATAAACTGGGCCTTTCTTGGGGTGGATGAAGCTCACCGGCTGAAGAATGACGACTCGCTGCTATACAAAACACTGATCGATTTCAGGTCAAACCACAGGCTGCTTATCACTGGGACCCCGCTGCAGAACTCGCTCAAAGAGCTGTGGTCCCTTCTGCACTTTCTGATGCCTGACAA ATTTGAGTCCTGGGAAGATTTCGAGGACGAGCACGGTAAAGGCAGGGACAACGGCTACCAGAGTCTTCATAAAGTGCTAGAGCCCTTCCTACTGCGTCGTGTCAAGAAGGACGTGGAGAAATCCCTGCCTGCCAAAGTGGAGCAGATCCTCCGAGTGGACATGTCCGCCCAGCAGAAACAGTTCTATAA gtggattcTCACAAGGAATTATAAAGCCCTCCAAAAAGGCACCAGAGGAAGTTCTTCAGGCTTCCTTAACATTGTCATGGAGTTGAAGAAGTGCTGTAACCATGCCTTCCTTATCAAGCATCCAGAGGAGGTAGAAAACGAGAGTTCACAGGAGCGCTTACAG ACCACGGTGCGAGGCAGCGGGAAGCTCGTCCTCCTGGATAAACTCCTGACCCGGCTGAGGGAACGGGGCAACCGCGTGCTCATCTTTTCTCAGATGGTCCGTATGCTGGACATTCTGGCTGACTACTTGGCCATGAAACACTATCCATTCCAG CGCTTGGACGGTTCTATCAAAGGAGAGCTCCGGAAACAAGCACTCGACCACTTTAATGCTGAGGGTTCTGAG GACTTCTGTTTCCTCTTATCCACTCGTGCTGGAGGCCTGGGCATCAATCTAGCCTCAGCTGATACCGTGGTAATCTTTGACTCAGACTGGAACCCACAGAACGACCTGCAGGCACAGGCCAGAGCCCACAGAATAGGCCAGAAAAAACAA GTAAATATTTATCGTCTGGTCACCAAAGGGACTGTAGAGGAGGATATTATTGAAAGGGCTaaaaagaagatggttctaGACCATCTTGTCATTCAGAGAATGGACACCACTGGGCGAACGGTCCTGGATAATAGCTCAGGAAATTCAAA ttcaaacccttttAACAAGGAGGAGCTGACAGCCATCTTGAAGTTTGGCGCAGAAGAGCTCTTTAAAGAGCCTGAAGGGGAAGAGTCAGAGCCACAG GAGATGGACATTGATGAGATTTTGCGGCTGGCTGAGACCAGAGAGAGTGATCAAGGTTCCAGCGCAACAGATGAGCTCCTGTCCCAGTTTAAG GTGGCCAACTTCACCATGGATGAGAGCGCTCCAGAGCTCGAGGAGAAACCCGTGAGGGACTGGGATGACATCATTCCTGAAGACCAGCGGCGACGggtggaggaagaggagaagaagaaagagatggaggaCATCTACATGCTGCCCAGGAGCAGGAGCTCCAATAAAAGA GCGCAGGCTAATGACAGCGACAGCGACGTTGGCTCAAAGCTCAAACTCAAGAACCGTTCCTCAGGCTCGGAGAGTGAAACAGATGACAGCGATGATGACAAGAAGCCAAAGCGGAGAGGCCGACCGCGTGCACGCAAGAACAACGTGGAGGGCTTCACTGACGCAGAGATCCGCAG GTTCATAAAGGCTTATAAGAAGTTTGGAGCCCCACTTGAGAG GCTGGAGGCCATTGCACGAGACTCTGAGTTGGTGGACAAGTCCATAGCAGACCTAAAGAGACTGGGAGAGCTTGTTCACACCACATGTGTGACTGCAATACAGGAGCATGAGGAGCAAATGAAGGAGAACCCCACAGAAG CCAAAGGTCCAGGGAAAAGACGTGGCATCAACATCAAGATCTCGGGGGTTCAGGTGAATGCCAAGTCCATCATCCAGCACGAGGAAGAGTTTGAGCCTCTTCACAAAGCTGTGCCCTCCAACCCTGCCGAGAGGAACAA GTTTCAGCTGACCTGTCGTGTGAAAATTCCTCATTTTGATGTGGACTGGGACATCCATGATGATACACAGCTGTTGCTGGGCATCTATGAGCATGGCTACGGCAACTGGGACCTGATCAAGACTGATTCTGACCTTAAGCTTTCAGAAAAG ATACTTCCAGATGACCCTGCCAAGAAACCACAAGCAAAACAGTTACAGATGAGAGCAGACTACTTGTTGAAGATGCTGAAGAAGGACCTGGAGAACAAAGATGCATCCAAAGCAGGAGAGGAG ACCAAGGTAAAGAAGAGGAAACCACGAGTAAAGAAGGAGAACAAGGCCCCAAAAGACGAGCTAGCCAATGAAATCTCTTCTCCCCGTCTGTCTGATATCCCTTCTGAGGAAGGCGAAGTGAAG GATGACGGAGCTGAGAAATCCCccacaaagaaaaaacagaagaagaaggacaacaaagagaacaaagagaagCAGGGAGCtcagaagaaagagaaggagggcgACAAAGACAAAAAGCGCTCCAAGCTCAAGAAAGATAAG GCCAAACCAGCAGGCAAAGGCAAGAAGGCTCAGGGTCCGGTGCACATTACAGCAGGCAGTGAGCCTGTCCCTATTGGagaggaggatgatgatgaaCTGGACCAGGAAACCTTCAGCATT TGTAAAGAGAGGATGAGGCCGGTGAAGAAGGCTCTGAAGCAGCTGGATAAGCCAGATGAAGGCCTGTCCGTGCAGGAGCAGCTACAGCACACCAGAGCCTGCCTGCTGAAGATTGGAGACCGCATCACTGAGTGCCTTAAAGCCTACAGCGACCCGGAGCATGTCAAGACTTGGCGCAG AAATCTCTGGATCTTTGTGTCCAAGTTCACCGAGTTTGGAGCCAGGAAACTGCACAAGCTGTATAAAATGGCCCAGAAGAAGCGATCCCAGGAGGAAGAG aaagagcaaaagaagaAAGATGACCCCACCAGGAAGAAGCCTTTCCGGCCTGAACCGTCTGGATCGAGTCGTGACTCCACCGGGACTCAGTCTTCAACTAAGCCCCATGCACCTCAGAACCATCCCACTGGGCCGCCATCTCACTCCCACCACCGTGAACCCTACAATCAGTCCAATAAGAGACACTTCCCTAATGATG ATCGGGGAGAATGGCAGAGGGAGCGTAAATACAACTACCCTGGTAACAGCAACCAGTCCTGGCAAGGTGACCGCCATCACCCTTACGACCCTCACAGGTACAAGGACCATCACTATGGTGACCGACGGCCACATGGGGACTCTTACCGCAACCCTGGAGGCTACCGGAACAGTGGCTCTCCCCGCAAACGCCCCTATGACCAGTATGGCAACGACCGCGACCACCGGGGTCATCGTGACTATTATGATcg aCATCCGGACCCCAAGAGGAGGCGATCAGACGAGTACCGCTCACCGAACTACCACCAGGGCAGTGGAGGAGGAGGCGGGGGAGGAGGATATTCTCAGGACTTCAGGAGGATGCCTGATCACAGGGGCATCCCTGGGAACCACGGCCAAATGGGGCCTGACCACTACCGGCCATTTCACCCAGACAAGCCCCCTCCTGTTATAGACCCTCGCTCCCCTCAAGCACAGAAATCCCCACTCGAATCCCTCTCGCCCCTTGAGAGGACTGCAGAGCAGAAACCCGGGACAGACCTCAACTGGAACAACAGGAAGACATGA